In the Phaseolus vulgaris cultivar G19833 chromosome 7, P. vulgaris v2.0, whole genome shotgun sequence genome, one interval contains:
- the LOC137828486 gene encoding uncharacterized protein — protein sequence MGNYVSCTLAPPSTKATRVIVPTGEVKQFKEIIKAAELMLEHPTYFLVNSRSLHIGRRFSALAADEELEFGNVYIFFPMRRLKSLVTAADMAVLYLAASSAVKRLSGGKTRVLPHSGGGEGQQEEKTSDVEIPRLSLEGVDSGFQYRLNYCRSRKPVLETITEEPARLR from the coding sequence ATGGGCAACTACGTTTCATGCACCTTGGCGCCTCCTTCGACCAAGGCCACCAGAGTCATCGTTCCCACCGGCGAAGTGAAGCAGTTCAAAGAGATTATCAAGGCTGCGGAACTCATGCTCGAACACCCCACTTACTTTCTCGTCAATTCTCGCTCTCTTCACATTGGTCGAAGGTTTTCTGCTCTTGCTGCCGACGAAGAGTTGGAGTTCGGGAACGTCTACATCTTTTTCCCAATGAGGAGACTGAAATCCCTTGTCACCGCCGCTGACATGGCGGTGCTTTACTTGGCTGCCAGCTCCGCCGTCAAGAGACTGTCCGGAGGAAAGACGCGTGTTCTCCCGCACAGCGGCGGCGGTGAAGGACAGCAAGAGGAAAAAACCTCAGATGTTGAGATTCCGAGGTTGAGTTTGGAAGGAGTGGATTCAGGGTTTCAGTATAGGTTGAACTATTGTAGGTCAAGAAAACCTGTGTTGGAAACTATAACAGAGGAACCAGCTAGGTTAAGGTGA